A single window of Balaenoptera ricei isolate mBalRic1 chromosome 15, mBalRic1.hap2, whole genome shotgun sequence DNA harbors:
- the LOC132348633 gene encoding destrin-like, giving the protein MASGVQVADEVCRIFYDMKVRKCSTPEEIKKRKKAVIFCLSADKKCIIVEEGKEILVGDIGVTITDPFKHFVVMLPEKDCRYALYDASFETKESRKEELMFFLWAPELAPLKSKMIYASSKDAIKKKFQGIKHECQANGPEDLNRACIAEKLGGSLIVAFEGCPV; this is encoded by the coding sequence ATGGCCTCAGGAGTGCAAGTTGCTGATGAAGTATGTCGCATTTTTTATGACATGAAAGTTCGGAAGTGCTCCACAccagaagaaatcaagaaaagaaagaaagctgtcaTTTTTTGTCTCAGTGCAGACAAAAAGTGCATCATTGTAGAAGAAGGCAAAGAGATCTTGGTTGGAGATATCGGTGTAACCATAACTGATCCTTTCAAGCATTTTGTGGTAATGCTTCCTGAAAAAGATTGTCGCTATGCTTTGTATGATGCAAGCTTCGAAACAAAGGAATCCAGGAAAGAGGAGTTGATGTTTTTTTTGTGGGCTCCAGAACTAGCACCTCTGAAAAGTAAAATGATCTATGCAAGCTCCAAGGATGCGATCAAAAAGAAATTTCAAGGCATAAAACATGAATGTCAAGCAAATGGGCCAGAAGACCTCAATCGGGCTTGTATTGCTGAAAAGCTAGGTGGATCCTTAATTGTAGCTTTTGAAGGATGTCCTGTGTAG